The following are encoded together in the candidate division WOR-3 bacterium genome:
- a CDS encoding phosphopentomutase, producing the protein MSRVVIILLDGLGCGEMPDAGEFGDEGSNTLANTASAVGGLVLPNLGRLGLGNVTPIMGVPVQDMSEACFGRMAKASAGKDSTTGHWEVAGLIVDQPFPVFPHGFPPEFVSRFEQAIGRKVLGNVAASGTEIIRRLGEEHMRTGWPIVYTSADSVFQIACHEDVVPIQDLYHFCEIARRMLDGPLRVGRVIARPFAGAPGSFIRTHRRRDFSCPPPSPTLLDRVKDAGLPVVAIGKVDDLFAGQGYTETHHSLNNMECMDLVLQVLDGLGRGLVFANLVQFDMDWGHRNDVLGFARGLEEFDRRLPEVIARLKPGDLIFITADHGNDPTTPSTDHSREYVPLLVFGLSIRHGVNLRSRPTFADLGQTAAEFLNVTPCSDGTSFLKEVTA; encoded by the coding sequence GTGAGTCGGGTTGTCATTATTCTGCTTGACGGCCTCGGGTGTGGCGAGATGCCAGATGCCGGTGAGTTCGGTGACGAAGGTTCGAACACATTGGCGAACACCGCCAGTGCAGTTGGTGGTCTTGTTCTTCCGAATCTGGGTCGGCTTGGACTGGGGAATGTCACGCCGATTATGGGCGTGCCAGTGCAGGACATGTCTGAGGCTTGCTTCGGCAGGATGGCAAAGGCTTCCGCTGGGAAGGACTCGACGACCGGCCATTGGGAAGTCGCCGGCCTTATTGTTGACCAGCCGTTTCCGGTATTCCCCCACGGCTTCCCGCCTGAGTTTGTTAGCAGATTCGAGCAGGCCATCGGCCGCAAGGTCCTTGGTAACGTTGCAGCATCCGGGACCGAGATAATCCGACGCCTCGGCGAGGAGCACATGAGAACTGGCTGGCCGATAGTGTACACCTCAGCCGATAGCGTGTTTCAGATCGCATGCCACGAAGACGTTGTTCCCATCCAAGACTTGTATCATTTCTGTGAGATCGCCCGCAGAATGTTGGACGGTCCGCTGCGCGTTGGCCGAGTTATCGCTCGGCCCTTTGCCGGCGCGCCAGGTTCGTTTATCCGGACCCATCGGCGCCGAGATTTCTCGTGTCCACCACCGAGTCCGACTCTGCTCGACCGAGTGAAGGACGCCGGGCTGCCAGTCGTTGCCATCGGCAAAGTTGACGACCTGTTCGCCGGGCAAGGGTACACCGAGACGCATCACTCGCTCAACAACATGGAGTGTATGGATCTTGTCCTGCAGGTACTGGATGGACTGGGGCGCGGTTTGGTTTTCGCCAACCTTGTCCAGTTTGACATGGACTGGGGACATCGTAACGACGTACTGGGATTTGCTCGCGGTCTTGAGGAATTCGACCGCCGATTACCTGAAGTCATCGCCCGGTTGAAGCCTGGAGACCTTATTTTCATCACTGCGGACCACGGCAATGACCCGACAACGCCCTCGACCGACCACTCACGTGAGTATGTACCACTGCTTGTGTTTGGCCTCTCCATCAGGCACGGAGTGAACCTTAGATCCCGGCCGACGTTTGCCGACCTTGGCCAGACCGCGGCAGAATTCCTCAATGTGACACCGTGCTCGGATGGCACAAGCTTCTTGAAGGAGGTCACAGCATGA
- a CDS encoding cytidine deaminase, with the protein MTRNQRLRLARAAKIVVGNAYAPFSKLKVGAAVLDERGRIHTGCNVENSSYGLTTCAERVAIFKAVSEGARHIKAVAVFASTREPTVPCGACLQVVCEFGVDAEVILTNGKQTRYYRLPDLLPHKFRLRPRQKGRPARRVRAAAPSRQ; encoded by the coding sequence ATGACCCGGAACCAGAGACTTCGTCTAGCCCGCGCTGCCAAGATTGTTGTTGGTAATGCCTACGCACCATTCTCAAAGCTTAAGGTTGGCGCAGCAGTGTTGGATGAGAGGGGCCGAATTCACACTGGCTGCAATGTCGAGAACAGCTCCTACGGTCTGACCACCTGCGCCGAGCGGGTCGCCATATTCAAGGCCGTGTCAGAAGGTGCAAGACACATCAAGGCAGTTGCGGTCTTCGCAAGTACAAGAGAACCCACTGTTCCCTGCGGTGCTTGCCTGCAGGTAGTCTGCGAGTTCGGTGTCGACGCTGAGGTGATTCTCACCAACGGAAAACAGACTAGGTACTACCGCCTGCCGGACCTACTGCCGCACAAATTCCGGCTTAGGCCCAGACAGAAAGGACGCCCCGCACGACGTGTTCGCGCTGCTGCGCCGAGCCGTCAATAG